A window of Campylobacter pinnipediorum subsp. pinnipediorum contains these coding sequences:
- a CDS encoding portal protein, with protein MMSNERTAQLDELIKVAKAGFEHYKPSFDKLNNAYLLYLEQQQLESLKQRNKSRLYIPKINSKAKRIADALSETYFNNDTFAVLETYINSKQEVIDKWQKVLDIYTSMLRLYNTFAPMFQKIPFLGTSVAKVYWSNDMPVIEEIELDDIYFDPNAKSVSDIRFIVNKINLTTSDLLRLAKKKVFNKKMVDELIDSVTMNQTTMYERVMLYDVYELIDDKWYLSTIYDNSVILRDMVELKDGQPFIFGYMTPQVRSYEESNFVCAYGEPPLASILPLQDEMNITRNGFIDGVNACLKPKIVAPLSANISRADIETIGKPIFTENPTAISFVPLPSLQSAQVNITLIDNEMSEASGISPQQNGATTTRKETATMASIMANEGSVRLQGYIRTYNETFFEPVFERLAKLVWKYGQKEFFAGYDRSEIPSFAVNLNTGIGALNKEVQKQGLIQASGAISNHINLCMGLQDIQTARRMLNANFKIIEQLLPLYGIKNVDEFLDKEPNVFNEQGENLSGYPESMPSQQGLIPNMQGSSVQGLISSPSEPMA; from the coding sequence ATGATGAGTAACGAAAGAACAGCCCAACTTGATGAGCTAATAAAAGTTGCAAAAGCTGGGTTTGAACACTATAAGCCATCGTTTGATAAGCTAAATAATGCTTATTTGCTCTATCTAGAACAACAACAATTAGAGAGCTTAAAGCAACGGAACAAATCAAGGCTTTATATACCTAAAATAAACTCAAAAGCTAAAAGAATAGCTGATGCGTTAAGTGAGACATACTTTAATAACGATACCTTTGCAGTGCTTGAAACTTATATAAATTCAAAGCAAGAAGTGATAGATAAGTGGCAAAAGGTTTTAGACATCTATACATCAATGCTAAGGCTTTATAATACCTTTGCTCCGATGTTTCAGAAAATACCATTTTTAGGCACAAGTGTGGCAAAGGTGTATTGGTCTAATGATATGCCAGTCATTGAAGAAATAGAACTTGATGATATCTACTTTGACCCAAATGCAAAGAGTGTGAGTGATATAAGATTTATCGTAAATAAGATAAATTTAACAACTAGCGACTTATTAAGACTTGCTAAAAAGAAGGTCTTTAACAAAAAGATGGTTGATGAGCTTATAGATAGTGTAACGATGAATCAAACTACAATGTATGAGCGAGTAATGCTTTATGATGTGTATGAGCTTATAGATGATAAGTGGTATTTATCTACGATATACGATAATTCTGTGATTTTAAGGGATATGGTAGAGCTTAAAGATGGACAGCCTTTTATCTTTGGTTATATGACACCGCAGGTAAGAAGCTATGAAGAGAGTAACTTTGTGTGTGCTTATGGAGAGCCACCGCTTGCAAGTATTTTACCTTTACAAGATGAGATGAATATAACAAGAAATGGTTTTATAGATGGTGTAAATGCTTGTTTAAAACCAAAGATAGTAGCTCCACTAAGCGCAAACATATCAAGAGCTGATATCGAAACGATAGGAAAGCCGATATTTACTGAAAACCCAACGGCTATTAGCTTTGTTCCACTCCCTAGCCTGCAGTCAGCTCAGGTAAATATAACACTTATAGATAATGAGATGAGTGAAGCAAGTGGTATAAGCCCACAACAAAACGGAGCAACGACCACAAGGAAAGAGACAGCCACGATGGCTAGTATTATGGCTAATGAGGGAAGTGTAAGACTTCAAGGATACATAAGAACATATAATGAAACATTTTTTGAACCTGTGTTTGAAAGACTTGCAAAGCTAGTGTGGAAATACGGACAAAAAGAGTTTTTTGCGGGATATGACAGAAGCGAGATACCAAGCTTTGCGGTTAATCTTAACACGGGAATTGGGGCATTAAATAAAGAGGTGCAAAAGCAAGGGCTGATACAGGCATCTGGGGCTATAAGTAATCATATTAATTTATGTATGGGCCTACAAGATATACAAACAGCTAGGAGAATGCTTAATGCTAATTTTAAAATCATAGAGCAGTTATTACCGCTTTATGGGATTAAAAATGTAGATGAATTTTTAGACAAGGAGCCAAATGTTTTTAACGAACAAGGAGAAAATTTATCAGGATATCCTGAATCAATGCCTAGCCAACAAGGACTTATACCAAATATGCAAGGCTCAAGTGTTCAAGGACTTATTAGTTCACCTAGTGAACCTATGGCTTGA
- a CDS encoding terminase large subunit domain-containing protein, with amino-acid sequence MSDITLNLTYCDWQKEVFFNNDAKFTTIEKGRRVGFTKGIANACIEWLCDGKKILWVDTITSNLQRYFERYFLPELKQLPQELWKFHSQDKRLVFNEAFLDMRSAERPENIEGFGYDIVILNEAGIILKNAYLWDNAIRPMLLDYPDSRAFIGGVPKGKNKFFELAQKGMRNEKDWKNYQISSYKNPMLRPDEIDELIAELGGADSDVVKQEIYGEFLDSTTNKLFSLSMIENAFLKPMRFEPNTIEVWGLDVARDGDDESVLCKRDGECVKEFKSYHITSTTELAREILREYEMSEKKPEVIFIDTVGVGAGTYDRLVEYGLRGICREAKASYKATDEKRYANKRAEMYFRLKDKIPLLAITPNEKIKRQLQMIEFLYDTKERYLLAPKDAIKKEFGVSPDYADSLALTYFDNVYPRKEQEMDFYNENVW; translated from the coding sequence AGAAAGAGGTATTTTTTAATAACGACGCTAAGTTTACAACAATAGAAAAAGGACGTAGGGTTGGCTTTACAAAAGGTATAGCTAATGCGTGCATTGAGTGGCTTTGCGATGGTAAGAAAATACTTTGGGTTGATACAATCACGTCAAACTTACAAAGGTATTTTGAAAGATATTTTTTACCTGAGTTAAAGCAATTACCACAAGAGCTTTGGAAGTTTCACTCACAAGATAAAAGACTGGTTTTTAATGAGGCTTTTTTGGATATGCGAAGTGCTGAACGCCCTGAGAATATCGAAGGCTTTGGCTATGACATAGTGATTCTTAATGAAGCTGGAATAATCCTTAAAAATGCCTACCTTTGGGATAATGCAATAAGACCTATGTTGCTTGATTATCCAGATAGTAGGGCTTTTATAGGTGGAGTGCCAAAGGGAAAGAATAAGTTTTTTGAGTTAGCTCAAAAGGGGATGAGAAACGAGAAAGACTGGAAAAACTATCAAATTTCAAGCTATAAAAACCCAATGCTAAGACCTGATGAGATAGATGAGTTAATAGCCGAACTTGGCGGGGCTGATAGTGATGTTGTTAAGCAAGAGATATACGGCGAGTTTTTAGACAGTACAACAAATAAACTATTTTCTTTATCAATGATAGAAAATGCATTTTTAAAGCCTATGAGATTTGAGCCAAACACAATAGAAGTTTGGGGACTTGATGTTGCAAGGGATGGCGATGATGAGAGTGTGTTATGTAAGCGTGATGGCGAGTGCGTGAAAGAGTTTAAAAGCTATCATATAACAAGCACGACAGAGCTTGCAAGGGAAATTTTAAGAGAGTATGAGATGAGCGAGAAAAAGCCCGAGGTTATCTTTATCGATACCGTTGGGGTTGGTGCTGGGACTTATGATAGATTAGTTGAATACGGACTTCGTGGGATTTGTAGAGAAGCAAAGGCGAGCTATAAAGCTACGGATGAAAAGAGATATGCAAATAAAAGGGCTGAAATGTATTTTAGGCTAAAAGATAAAATACCACTACTTGCTATAACTCCAAATGAAAAAATCAAAAGACAGCTTCAAATGATAGAGTTTTTATATGACACAAAAGAACGTTATTTGTTAGCTCCAAAAGACGCTATAAAAAAAGAATTTGGCGTTAGTCCTGATTACGCAGATAGTTTAGCACTTACTTATTTTGACAATGTTTATCCAAGGAAAGAGCAAGAAATGGATTTTTATAATGAAAATGTGTGGTAA